In Oncorhynchus keta strain PuntledgeMale-10-30-2019 chromosome 19, Oket_V2, whole genome shotgun sequence, a single genomic region encodes these proteins:
- the LOC118398750 gene encoding collagen alpha-1(X) chain-like: MDLRVTSVLLLLVALAVATPERYYHVQKVAKQQYPTKSHVQTVAGEPGIPGSPGEPGPMGPPGPPGKSGMGHPGPKGPAGNPGPAGYSAAGKPGNSGAPGKPGSNGMPGEKGHTGATGAMGPRGSPGSPGSPGPAGPSSVGKPGPYGLPGGMGPRGEPGLKGHPGIPGLPGQKGEKGVGIHGAPGANGAVGPMGPSGMPGQPGVGKSGATGYPGEPGKSGTPGRDGAPGAMGLPGPKGHNGNPGVGAPGKSGENGSPGMPGNMGPKGPQGHAGQPGAPGMPGIGKPGANGMPGDRGSPGTSGTTGQKGEPGPTGYTGATGATGLTGPAGPQGARGFQGETGIQGLKGDVGMVGAPGAKGTKGDQGHQGYAGKSGIPGAAGPPGATGATGHQGNKGGQGHTGAPGTPGANGLPGAKGHTGTPGGPGKPGENGIPGERGPVGPSGTAGQPGLKGHPGLPGTPGPAGKMAKGVSGPMGPPGAPGSRGHNGNPGAMGPPGPPGPPGEMVYHHEKSMPIKSHEIMMPHHEMMKAPMSAFSAVLTRAYPSAGSPIQFNQIIYNGEQHYDSQTGIFSCQVPGLYYFSYHMHVNGANALVALYKNGEPIMFSYDEYNKGFLDQLSGSTVLMLNAHDQVYIQVPDEETNGVFAADNVHCSFSGFLIAST; this comes from the coding sequence CTGTTGCAGGGGAGCCAGGTATTCCAGGATCCCCTGGTGAGCCAGGACCTATGGGCCCCCCTGGGCCTCCCGGCAAGAGTGGCATGGGCCATCCCGGACCAAAGGGCCCAGCCGGGAACCCCGGACCTGCTGGATACTCTGCAGCTGGCAAGCCTGGCAACTCAGGTGCTCCTGGGAAACCAGGTAGTAATGGCATGCCTGGTGAGAAGGGCCATACTGGCGCAACTGGCGCCATGGGTCCAAGAGGATCTCCCGGTTCCCCTGGAAGCCCAGGACCTGCTGGACCCTCTTCTGTTGGCAAACCAGGCCCATATGGTCTGCCCGGCGGCATGGGGCCAAGGGGTGAGCCCGGACTTAAAGGACATCCAGGTATCCCTGGTCTGCCAGGAcaaaagggagagaagggagttGGTATTCATGGGGCACCAGGTGCAAATGGTGCAGTGGGACCAATGGGACCATCTGGTATGCCCGGTCAACCTGGAGTTGGTAAGTCTGGTGCTACTGGATACCCCGGGGAGCCTGGAAAGTCAGGTACTCCAGGTAGGGATGGAGCTCCAGGAGCCATGGGTCTGCCAGGGCCAAAGGGCCACAATGGAAACCCTGGGGTAGGAGCACCAGGAAAGTCAGGTGAGAATGGCAGTCCAGGTATGCCTGGAAATATGGGACCTAAAGGTCCCCAGGGACATGCTGGACAACCAGGTGCACCTGGCATGCCAGGAATTGGTAAACCAGGAGCTAATGGCATGCCAGGAGACAGAGGATCACCAGGTACATCAGGAACCACTGGTCAAAAAGGAGAGCCAGGGCCAACAGGTTACACTGGGGCAACAGGTGCTACTGGGCTTACGGGTCCAGCTGGTCCCCAGGGTGCTAGAGGATTCCAGGGAGAGACAGGTATTCAGGGACTTAAAGGTGATGTGGGCATGGTGGGAGCTCCTGGGGCAAAGGGAACCAAGGGAGATCAGGGACATCAGGGTTATGCAGGGAAGTCAGGTATCCCCGGGGCAGCAGGACCTCCTGGTGCAACAGGTGCTACCGGACATCAGGGTAATAAGGGAGGTCAGGGCCATACTGGCGCTCCAGGTACTCCAGGTGCAAATGGGCTTCCAGGAGCAAAGGGACACACAGGCACACCTGGAGGACCTGGGAAACCAGGCGAGAACGGTATCCCAGGGGAAAGAGGACCAGTGGGGCCTTCAGGTACAGCAGGTCAACCAGGTCTTAAGGGTCACCCAGGTCTTCCCGGTACACCCGGCCCAGCTGGCAAGATGGCGAAGGGAGTTTCTGGTCCCATGGGTCCACCTGGAGCTCCTGGTTCCAGAGGTCACAATGGTAACCCAGGTGCTATGGGACCTCCTGGCCCACCTGGTCCCCCTGGTGAGATGGTCTACCATCATGAGAAGAGCATGCCCATAAAGTCCCATGAGATTATGATGCCTCATCATGAGATGATGAAGGCCCCCATGTCTGCCTTCAGCGCTGTGCTGACTAGGGCTTACCCTTCAGCGGGATCACCTATTCAGTTCAACCAGATTATTTACAATGGTGAGCAGCACTATGATTCCCAGACTGGCATCTTCTCCTGCCAGGTACCAGGTCTCTATTATTTCTCCTACCATATGCATGTTAATGGTGCTAATGCATTGGTGGCACTGTACAAAAATGGTGAGCCAATCATGTTCTCATACGATGAGTACAATAAGGGCTTCTTGGATCAGTTGTCTGGCAGCACTGTACTTATGCTGAATGCCCATGACCAAGTCTACATTCAGGTCCCTGATGAGGAGACCAATGGTGTCTTCGCTGCCGACAATGTTCACTGCTCTTTCTCTGGGTTCCTGATTGCTTCAACGTGA